The DNA region TTTGTCGCTCGTTCCCGGGCGGTCTACTTCATCCACAGTAAAGAAAATGCGAGACAGCGAATCCAACGGAGCTAAACGAAAACTGCGCATCGGTGTGCTCGCCAGTGGGTCGGGCAGTAACATGCAGGCAATCCACGACGCCATCGTCGCCGGTGAGCTCGATGCCGAGATCGTGGCGGTCATCTCCGATGTGAAAGACGCCCGCGTCCACCAGCGAGCGAAGGATGCCGGTTACGAGTCGGTTTATGTTGATCCGGGTCCTTACAAGACCAAGCTCGGCGAAGCGGCCCAGAAGGAGATTGCCGATCGCTTGAAGGCGGCTGGTGTGGACTTGGTTTGTTTGGCGGGCTTCATGCGGATGGTCAAGCCGCCGTTGCTCGATGCGTTCGAGGGCCGGATGGTGAACATTCACCCGTCGTTGCTGCCGGCGTTCAAAGGACTGCACGCCTGGAAGCAGGCGGTGGAAGCCGGTGCGACCGAGAGCGGATGCACCGTGCATTACGTCGATGCCGGAATGGACACTGGATCGATCATCGACCAGGAGTCGGTGCCGGTGCTAGCGGATGACACTGCGGAATCGCTTCACGCCCGCATCCAGGAGAAAGAGCACATTCTCTACCCACGTGCCATCCGGTCCATCGCCGACAAGTTGCTGGGCGAATAGCAGGGGAGTCCGCAGCGTGCGGACGCTGGATTTTGCCAAGCTGGAGCTGTGTGTTCCAGCTTGGCTATTTTTTTACTCACCGAGCTCCTTCACTTCATCCATGTGAAATGAGTAGCCGGTGTACTTCCCGTTTTTGAAGTTGATGGTGGCACCGGGGTAGGCATTGTTGTCGCGCCGGATCCACATGCGGTAGATGATTCCGTAGTAGGGCTCACCAAAGAGATCTGTCGTTGTGGAGTAGAATGTGGGGGCACCGAGTGCTGAGATGATTTCGCTTTCGGTCTTATCGGCGACGGCGGCACGGAATGCGTCCTCGTCCATCATGGTGTCCTGGCGGGAGGCCTCGTAGGTTTCCGGGTAGCCGAACGAGAGAATCTTGGGAGATTTGCCCGACCCGACGACGAGTTCGAGGGTGGAGATCGAGGGGGCGTTGGTGATTTCGCCGCGGTAGCGCCAGATGTTATGGCGGTACTTGTTGATGTTCTCGTCCTTCTCGAAGGGTTCGCCGAGTTGCTCGAAAACGGTTTGCCTGTGGCTGTTCTTGATCAGGGCGGCCAATGCGTCTCTGGTCATGGAGAATGCGGGGGCGGGCTCCGGGGGCGCAGGCGTTGGCGCGGCTTCGACAGGTTGCTCGGTGGCCGGCTTGGTGGTGAGCTCGGTTTCCGTTGGCAATGCGTCAGGGAGAGCGGATTCGCTTGTTGGCGCTGGTTGCTTTCCGCACGATGCGAGCCCGGCGGCCAGGGCGATGGCGAGAGAGGATGTGAGAAGTGATTTCATAGCAAGACGCTATGGTTAGGCGCTATCGCCAGGCCGTGCAACTGATGGGGCCTGGCTGATTTCTCGCGTTCATTGATTCATCAGTTCCTTCAGGGCTTTGTCGATGGTGGGGTGGGCGAACTGATAGCCAAGCTCCTTGGTGAGACGACCGGGGACGGGGACAAGGTCGTTGAGGAAGACTTCGTCTGCCATTTGACCGAACACCAGACGCATGGCGAATGCCGGCACGGGCAGGAATGCGGGGCGGTGGAGTTGTTTGGCGAGAGCTTGGGTGAACTCGGCATTGGTGAGCAACTGTGGTGCCACCGCATTGATAGCTCCGGAGTAGGTTGGGTTGTCCAGCGATTCGGTGAAAAGGCGGACCACATCCTCGATGCTGATCCATGGGAAGTGTTGGCGGCCATTGCCGACGTGACCACCGAGTCCGGTCTTGATAATTGGCGTGAGTTTCGCCAGCGCGCCCCCGTCGGGGCTGAGGATGGCGCCCATGCGCAGGTGGGTGGTGCGGATGCCGGCGGCGCGGAATGGATCCGCTGCGGCCTCCCAGTCGTGGACGACGTCGCCGAGGAAGGTGTCGCGGCTGATCGGTGCGGATTCGTCCTTTTCCTCACCGTCGGCAGGGTAGCAGGACGCGCCGCTGGCCGAGACGAAGGCTGTCACCGGGTGGGCATTGCGTTCGACGAGTTCACGCGCGAGCAAGGCGGCGGATTCCGTGCGGCTCTTGCGGATGATTTGTTTGCGCTTTTCGCTCCAGCGGCTGTCGGCCACGCCGGCACCGGCGAGGTGTACTACGGCGTCGATGGGATCGGTGGCGGAGAGGTCGAATTCGCCTGTGGTGAGGTTCCATGCGACGGAATCCGGCGACGAGGCAGAGCGGCTGACTGTCGTCACGCGGTGGCCTGCGTTTTTTAGTGAAGTCACTAATCGGCTGCCCACCATGCCGGTAGCGCCCGTAACGAGAATGTGTTGTGGGGATGGAGAGTCGATCACGGTCCTATCTTACGCGGGGAAAATCATTCGAGAAGGTGAAAAAATTAGTTGGCAGGGTCGGGAATCTGCGTAAGGTGCAGCCCATCACCGCAAGGGAGTCAATCCCCGAAGGTGACTACCGGAAAAATGGGGCATTAGCTCAGTTGGTAGAGCACTTGCATGGCATGCAAGGGGTCAGCGGTTCGAATCCGCTATGCTCCACCATTTTTCCGGTTTTTTTGTGCCCTGATCACATCATCTCAGCCATCATTCATCTATGACAACGCAGGAACCATCGAACGAAAACCGCCGCGGCCTCGGGCTGCTTGGCCGCTCGGAAAACGTGCTTCCGCAGTCGCCGGATGATGCCAAGCTCGAGACCTTCGCCAACCACACGCCAGAGCGCGAATACTGGATCCACTTCGACTGCCCCGAGTTCACCTCGCTGTGCCCGGTGACCGGCCAGCCTGATACGGCGCGCATTCAGATCCGCTACATTCCGAACGAGATCTGCGTCGAGACCAAGTCGCTCAAGTTCTACCTTTCGTCCTTCCGCAACCATGCGGCTTTCAATGAGGAGGTGGTCAACCGCATCCTCACCGACCTCGTGGCGGCCTGTGAGCCGAAGCAAATGGTCGTGCGCGGCAGCTTTGGCTCGCGCGGTGGCATCCGCCTTACCTGTCAGGCCACGTTCCCAGACAACGCACCACTCGCCGGCACGATGACGCCGGAAGTGTAGGTTAGTTTGCCAGTGTTCAGCCGGCAGTTTTTAGTCTGCCACTAGCCGAGCAGGTAGGCGGCGACTTCGTCTGCCAGGAGTTTGCCGCTGCGGGTGAGGACGAGGGATTGGCCCTTTTGCGTGACGTGGCCGGCTTCGAGCATGGCATCGACGCGTTGGTCGGCGCCTTCCAAGTTGCTGAGGCGGGTGAGGGCGAGGCCGGTGTCGGTGCGCAGTTCCAGCGCGACGCGTTCCATGATCCAGGCGGATTCGCTGAGGGGCTCGATATCGGTTTCCGCGGCGCGGCGAAATTGCATCGACTCGATGAATTTGGCGGTGTCCGGCAGGTTGGTCCAGCGGGTGCGGCCGATGGTGGAGACGGCGCCAGGACCGATGCCGAGGAAGTCGGCGCCAGCCCAGTAGGCGGCGTTGTGTTGTGAGCGGTGACCGGGGCGGGCGTGGTTGGAGATCTCGTAGTTGTCGAATCCGGCGGCGCCGAGGCGCTCGACCATCAGTTCGAAGAATGGAGCATCGTCGTCGGCATCCTGGTGGAACTCGCCTTTACTGAACTTGTCGAAGAACTCGGTATCCTCCTCGTAGGTCAGGTTGTAGGTGGAAATGTGGTCCGGCGCGAGAGCGATGGTTTGCTCCAAATCGTCGCGCCAGTGCTCCAGAGCCTGCCCCGGGTGGGCGAACATGAGGTCGACATTCACCGTTGGGAAGTCGGCGGCTCGCAATTGCTCGTATGCGGTGCGGGCTTCGTCCGGGCTGTGGTCGCGGCCGAGTACTTTGAGCTGCTCCGGGCGCCACGATTGCACGCCGAGGCTGACGCGGCTCACTCCGGCGTCGCGCATCAACTGGAGTTTCTCCGGAGTGAACGTGCGTGGGTTGGCTTCAAATGTCCATTCTTGGAGCGCGCTGAGGTCGAGGATGTCGTGCATGCGCTCGAAAAGCCGCGACAGGTGGGTGCGTG from Sulfuriroseicoccus oceanibius includes:
- the purN gene encoding phosphoribosylglycinamide formyltransferase, translating into MTNASESAQFCTVGGVMTLDQAVEWREQLRAAGKRLVFTNGCFDLVHAGHVRYLQQARDLGDALVVALNDDASVRELKGAGRPLNDQDDRAEVMAALRAVDGVVVFSGQRATSVIDALQPDVYAKGGDYTVDSLNPEERAALENAGAEIQILSLVPGRSTSSTVKKMRDSESNGAKRKLRIGVLASGSGSNMQAIHDAIVAGELDAEIVAVISDVKDARVHQRAKDAGYESVYVDPGPYKTKLGEAAQKEIADRLKAAGVDLVCLAGFMRMVKPPLLDAFEGRMVNIHPSLLPAFKGLHAWKQAVEAGATESGCTVHYVDAGMDTGSIIDQESVPVLADDTAESLHARIQEKEHILYPRAIRSIADKLLGE
- a CDS encoding TIGR01777 family oxidoreductase; amino-acid sequence: MIDSPSPQHILVTGATGMVGSRLVTSLKNAGHRVTTVSRSASSPDSVAWNLTTGEFDLSATDPIDAVVHLAGAGVADSRWSEKRKQIIRKSRTESAALLARELVERNAHPVTAFVSASGASCYPADGEEKDESAPISRDTFLGDVVHDWEAAADPFRAAGIRTTHLRMGAILSPDGGALAKLTPIIKTGLGGHVGNGRQHFPWISIEDVVRLFTESLDNPTYSGAINAVAPQLLTNAEFTQALAKQLHRPAFLPVPAFAMRLVFGQMADEVFLNDLVPVPGRLTKELGYQFAHPTIDKALKELMNQ
- the queF gene encoding preQ(1) synthase; its protein translation is MTTQEPSNENRRGLGLLGRSENVLPQSPDDAKLETFANHTPEREYWIHFDCPEFTSLCPVTGQPDTARIQIRYIPNEICVETKSLKFYLSSFRNHAAFNEEVVNRILTDLVAACEPKQMVVRGSFGSRGGIRLTCQATFPDNAPLAGTMTPEV
- the hemW gene encoding radical SAM family heme chaperone HemW, translating into MPDIPHINPAPTAPVTTDASLQHLYVHIPFCHKICPYCSFYKHTPGNTDMAAFVEALATELETRASQFTLAPKTIYFGGGTPSLLSRTHLSRLFERMHDILDLSALQEWTFEANPRTFTPEKLQLMRDAGVSRVSLGVQSWRPEQLKVLGRDHSPDEARTAYEQLRAADFPTVNVDLMFAHPGQALEHWRDDLEQTIALAPDHISTYNLTYEEDTEFFDKFSKGEFHQDADDDAPFFELMVERLGAAGFDNYEISNHARPGHRSQHNAAYWAGADFLGIGPGAVSTIGRTRWTNLPDTAKFIESMQFRRAAETDIEPLSESAWIMERVALELRTDTGLALTRLSNLEGADQRVDAMLEAGHVTQKGQSLVLTRSGKLLADEVAAYLLG